One stretch of Castor canadensis chromosome 12, mCasCan1.hap1v2, whole genome shotgun sequence DNA includes these proteins:
- the Aftph gene encoding aftiphilin isoform X1, producing the protein MEPDIIRMYSSSPPPLDNGAEEDDDDEFGEFGGFSEVSPSSVGFVDFDTPDYTCPKEEFVSSNHFMPIHDFSENVASLTSFKSIKNGNDKDITAELSTPVEEQSVLLSNTSKEIISSITSDTSTDGIENPGDLNKVMEQRQNVETPENFSLGDFRTDMNIVHQNKQLESCNGEKPPCLEILTNGFAGLETVNPQGTDDLDNVADSKGRKPLSLSTYSTEHNLDSAPSPAEEFADFATFSKKERIQLEEIGRAVLKDRDVLTIQENNKINRVNELNSVKEVSLDRSFGDKGDTDGEHQLFGSEISEMTDRDFSVEKQSLPTLQQDEFLNSSIQSEAWSLVDSADNSEAIRREQCKTEEKLDKFTSKCADLCMDSIKTSNADEVGSSKEESRKFTNSQSPYIDPTEENVLDDSVSIKNGDSSNDFMTCNDTNEDEFGDFGTASGTTPPFVTGTQDSMSDVTFEESSEHFPHFSEPGDDFGEFEDTNAISCQEEMIFTQSDLKQISDGLSEECQLARKCSGTGTEPVSKLKNEQDGEFGDFDSVPNTEDNCSAFQDSDDFADFSSAGPSQIVDWNAFEDEQKDGCSWAAFGDQQATESHHRKEVWQSHRTDENIDTLGTPKIHSVPLATSKGAVACGHLQESANSVQTALINRLERIFEACFPSISVPDAEEEVTSLKHLLETSTLPIKTREALAENGELLDVWTELQDIHDARGLRYQWGGSHSNKKLLCSLGIDTRNILFTGNKKQPVIVPMYAAGLGMLEPTKEPLKPLSAAEKIASIGQTTTMTPEINTCTSDQFQESLPPVQFDWSSSGLTNPLDASGGSTLLNLDFFGPVDDSSSSSSTTIPGVDPELYELTTSKLEMSTPSLKVTDAFARLMSTVEKTSTSTRKPKREEHLSEEAVQVIASLPDLTFMHAKVLMFPATLMPSTGSREQAD; encoded by the exons ATGGAGCCAGACATCATTCGAATGTACTCTTCATCCCCACCACCACTGGACAATGGAGCAGAggaggatgatgatgatgaatttGGAGAATTTGGTGGGTTTTCAGAAGTTAGCCCTTCCAGTGTCGGGTTTGTAGATTTTGATACACCAGATTATACTTGTCCCAAGGAAGAGTTCGTATCTTCAAACCATTTTATGCCAATTCATGATTTCTCAGAAAACGTAGCTAGCCTTACAAGCTTTAAGTCCATTAAAAATGGTAATGATAAGGATATAACTGCTGAACTTTCTACTCCTGTGGAAGAACAGTCTGTTTTACTTTCTAACACCagcaaagaaattatttcatctaTAACTTCAGATACTTCCACTGATGGCATTGAAAATCCAGGAGATTTAAATAAAGTAATGGAACAGAGACAAAATGTTGAAACACCTGAAAATTTCTCTCTAGGAGATTTTAGAACTGATATGAACATAGTTCATCAAAACAAGCAGTTAGAGAGCTGCAATGGTGAAAAGCCTCCCTGTCTGGAGATTCTAACAAATGGGTTTGCAGGGTTGGAAACTGTAAATCCTCAGGGAACAGATGATCTGGACAATGTCGCTGATTCAAAGGGACGGAAACCTCTCAGTCTTAGCACTTACAGCACTGAGCACAATTTAGACTCTGCACCTAGTCCTGCTGAGGAATTTGCAGACTTTGCCACAttttccaaaaaggaaagaatacaaCTAGAAGAAATAGGACGTGCAGTTTTAAAGGATCGAGATGTATTAACCATTCAGGAGAACAACAAAATTAATAGAGTCAATGAACTGAATTCTGTAAAAGAAGTGTCTTTGGATAGAAGCTTTGGTGATAAAGGAGACACTGATGGAGAGCATCAGCTTTTTGGTTCAGAAATCAGTGAAATGACTGACAGAGATTTCAGTGTTGAAAAACAAAGCCTTCCAACACTGCAAcaagatgaatttttaaattcaagtATTCAGTCAGAGGCTTGGAGCTTGGTAGACTCGGCCGATAATTCAGAAGCCATTAGGAGAGAACAATGTAAAACTGAGGAAAAACTTGATAAGTTTACTTCTAAATGTGCTGACCTATGCATGGATTCTATTAAAACTTCTAATGCTGATGAAGTTGGTTCTTccaaagaagaaagtagaaagtttACCAATTCCCAAAGCCCATACATTGATCCCacagaagaaaatgttttggATGATTCTGTAAGCATAAAAAATGGTGATAGTAGTAATGACTTCATGACTTGCAATGATACCAATGAGGATGAATTTGGTGACTTTGGCACAGCCAGTGGTACCACTCCACCTTTTGTTACTGGTACTCAAGATTCAATGAGTGATGTTACCTTTGAAGAGTCTTCAGAGCACTTTCCACATTTTAGTGAACCAGGTGATGACTTTGGAGAATTTGAGGATACAAATGCTATTTCTTGCCAAGAGGAAATGATATTTACTCAGTCAGACCTAAAACAGATTTCTGATGGTTTATCAGAGGAATGTCAGTTGGCAAGAAAGTGTAGTGGAACAGGTACTGAACCtgtttcaaaactgaaaaatgagCAAGATGGTGAGTTTGGAGATTTTGATTCTGTGCCAAATACTGAAGACAACTGCAGTGCTTTTCAAGACTCTGATGATTTTGCAGACTTCAGTTCAGCTGGTCCTAGCCAAATTGTAGATTGGAATGCTTTTGAGGATGAACAAAAAGATGGTTGTTCTTGGGCTGCTTTTGGAGACCAGCAAGCTACTGAATCTCATCATCGAAAGGAAGTCTGGCAGTCACATAGGACAGATGAAAATATTGATACTCTGGGAACCCCCAAGATACATAGTGTCCCTTTAGCAACTTCCAAAGGAGCAGTTGCTTGTGGCCATTTACAGGAATCAGCCAATTCAGTTCAG ACAGCTTTAATAAACCGCCTGGAACGAATTTTCGAAGCATGTTTTCCTTCCATATCTGTCCCTGATGCTGAAGAGGAAGTTACTTCCCTAAAGCACTTGCTGGAAACAAGCACCTTGCCAATAAAAACAAGAGAGGCCTTAGCTGAAAATGG CGAATTGTTGGATGTGTGGACTGAGCTACAAGATATCCATGATGCACGTGGCTTGAGATATCAGTGGGGTGGCTCCCATAGCAACAAGAAGCTTTTATGCTCCTTGGGAATAGACACCAGAAACATT CTCTTCACAGGCAATAAGAAGCAACCAGTTATAGTGCCCATGTATGCAGCAGGATTG GGTATGTTAGAGCCCACCAAGGAACCATTGAAACCACTATCTGCTGCAGAAAAAATTGCTTCCATTGGTCAGACAACCACCATGACACCAGAGATAAACACATGCACATCTGATCAATTCCAG GAGTCTCTACCACCCGTCCAGTTTGACTGGAGTAGCAGTGGCCTTACTAACCCTTTAGATG CTAGTGGAGGTTCCACTCTTCTGAACCTTGATTTCTTTGGGCCCGTGGATGACAGTAGCTCTAGCAGCAGCACCACAATCCCAG GTGTGGATCCAGAGTTGTATGAACTAACAACTTCTAAGCTGGAAATGTCTACCCCAAGCCTCAAAGTGACCGATGCGTTTGCGAGACTCATGTCCACAGTAGAGAAGACAAGCACATCTACCAG GAAACCAAAAAGAGAAGAGCACTTGAGTGAAGAAGCTGTCCAGGTGATCGCCAGCCTTCCTGACTTGACATTCATGCACGCCAAGGTGTTGATGTTCCCAGCCACATTAATGCCTTCCACAGGTTCCCGAGAACAGGCTGACTGA
- the Aftph gene encoding aftiphilin isoform X2, whose product MEPDIIRMYSSSPPPLDNGAEEDDDDEFGEFGGFSEVSPSSVGFVDFDTPDYTCPKEEFVSSNHFMPIHDFSENVASLTSFKSIKNGNDKDITAELSTPVEEQSVLLSNTSKEIISSITSDTSTDGIENPGDLNKVMEQRQNVETPENFSLGDFRTDMNIVHQNKQLESCNGEKPPCLEILTNGFAGLETVNPQGTDDLDNVADSKGRKPLSLSTYSTEHNLDSAPSPAEEFADFATFSKKERIQLEEIGRAVLKDRDVLTIQENNKINRVNELNSVKEVSLDRSFGDKGDTDGEHQLFGSEISEMTDRDFSVEKQSLPTLQQDEFLNSSIQSEAWSLVDSADNSEAIRREQCKTEEKLDKFTSKCADLCMDSIKTSNADEVGSSKEESRKFTNSQSPYIDPTEENVLDDSVSIKNGDSSNDFMTCNDTNEDEFGDFGTASGTTPPFVTGTQDSMSDVTFEESSEHFPHFSEPGDDFGEFEDTNAISCQEEMIFTQSDLKQISDGLSEECQLARKCSGTGTEPVSKLKNEQDGEFGDFDSVPNTEDNCSAFQDSDDFADFSSAGPSQIVDWNAFEDEQKDGCSWAAFGDQQATESHHRKEVWQSHRTDENIDTLGTPKIHSVPLATSKGAVACGHLQESANSVQTALINRLERIFEACFPSISVPDAEEEVTSLKHLLETSTLPIKTREALAENGELLDVWTELQDIHDARGLRYQWGGSHSNKKLLCSLGIDTRNILFTGNKKQPVIVPMYAAGLGMLEPTKEPLKPLSAAEKIASIGQTTTMTPEINTCTSDQFQESLPPVQFDWSSSGLTNPLDGVDPELYELTTSKLEMSTPSLKVTDAFARLMSTVEKTSTSTRKPKREEHLSEEAVQVIASLPDLTFMHAKVLMFPATLMPSTGSREQAD is encoded by the exons ATGGAGCCAGACATCATTCGAATGTACTCTTCATCCCCACCACCACTGGACAATGGAGCAGAggaggatgatgatgatgaatttGGAGAATTTGGTGGGTTTTCAGAAGTTAGCCCTTCCAGTGTCGGGTTTGTAGATTTTGATACACCAGATTATACTTGTCCCAAGGAAGAGTTCGTATCTTCAAACCATTTTATGCCAATTCATGATTTCTCAGAAAACGTAGCTAGCCTTACAAGCTTTAAGTCCATTAAAAATGGTAATGATAAGGATATAACTGCTGAACTTTCTACTCCTGTGGAAGAACAGTCTGTTTTACTTTCTAACACCagcaaagaaattatttcatctaTAACTTCAGATACTTCCACTGATGGCATTGAAAATCCAGGAGATTTAAATAAAGTAATGGAACAGAGACAAAATGTTGAAACACCTGAAAATTTCTCTCTAGGAGATTTTAGAACTGATATGAACATAGTTCATCAAAACAAGCAGTTAGAGAGCTGCAATGGTGAAAAGCCTCCCTGTCTGGAGATTCTAACAAATGGGTTTGCAGGGTTGGAAACTGTAAATCCTCAGGGAACAGATGATCTGGACAATGTCGCTGATTCAAAGGGACGGAAACCTCTCAGTCTTAGCACTTACAGCACTGAGCACAATTTAGACTCTGCACCTAGTCCTGCTGAGGAATTTGCAGACTTTGCCACAttttccaaaaaggaaagaatacaaCTAGAAGAAATAGGACGTGCAGTTTTAAAGGATCGAGATGTATTAACCATTCAGGAGAACAACAAAATTAATAGAGTCAATGAACTGAATTCTGTAAAAGAAGTGTCTTTGGATAGAAGCTTTGGTGATAAAGGAGACACTGATGGAGAGCATCAGCTTTTTGGTTCAGAAATCAGTGAAATGACTGACAGAGATTTCAGTGTTGAAAAACAAAGCCTTCCAACACTGCAAcaagatgaatttttaaattcaagtATTCAGTCAGAGGCTTGGAGCTTGGTAGACTCGGCCGATAATTCAGAAGCCATTAGGAGAGAACAATGTAAAACTGAGGAAAAACTTGATAAGTTTACTTCTAAATGTGCTGACCTATGCATGGATTCTATTAAAACTTCTAATGCTGATGAAGTTGGTTCTTccaaagaagaaagtagaaagtttACCAATTCCCAAAGCCCATACATTGATCCCacagaagaaaatgttttggATGATTCTGTAAGCATAAAAAATGGTGATAGTAGTAATGACTTCATGACTTGCAATGATACCAATGAGGATGAATTTGGTGACTTTGGCACAGCCAGTGGTACCACTCCACCTTTTGTTACTGGTACTCAAGATTCAATGAGTGATGTTACCTTTGAAGAGTCTTCAGAGCACTTTCCACATTTTAGTGAACCAGGTGATGACTTTGGAGAATTTGAGGATACAAATGCTATTTCTTGCCAAGAGGAAATGATATTTACTCAGTCAGACCTAAAACAGATTTCTGATGGTTTATCAGAGGAATGTCAGTTGGCAAGAAAGTGTAGTGGAACAGGTACTGAACCtgtttcaaaactgaaaaatgagCAAGATGGTGAGTTTGGAGATTTTGATTCTGTGCCAAATACTGAAGACAACTGCAGTGCTTTTCAAGACTCTGATGATTTTGCAGACTTCAGTTCAGCTGGTCCTAGCCAAATTGTAGATTGGAATGCTTTTGAGGATGAACAAAAAGATGGTTGTTCTTGGGCTGCTTTTGGAGACCAGCAAGCTACTGAATCTCATCATCGAAAGGAAGTCTGGCAGTCACATAGGACAGATGAAAATATTGATACTCTGGGAACCCCCAAGATACATAGTGTCCCTTTAGCAACTTCCAAAGGAGCAGTTGCTTGTGGCCATTTACAGGAATCAGCCAATTCAGTTCAG ACAGCTTTAATAAACCGCCTGGAACGAATTTTCGAAGCATGTTTTCCTTCCATATCTGTCCCTGATGCTGAAGAGGAAGTTACTTCCCTAAAGCACTTGCTGGAAACAAGCACCTTGCCAATAAAAACAAGAGAGGCCTTAGCTGAAAATGG CGAATTGTTGGATGTGTGGACTGAGCTACAAGATATCCATGATGCACGTGGCTTGAGATATCAGTGGGGTGGCTCCCATAGCAACAAGAAGCTTTTATGCTCCTTGGGAATAGACACCAGAAACATT CTCTTCACAGGCAATAAGAAGCAACCAGTTATAGTGCCCATGTATGCAGCAGGATTG GGTATGTTAGAGCCCACCAAGGAACCATTGAAACCACTATCTGCTGCAGAAAAAATTGCTTCCATTGGTCAGACAACCACCATGACACCAGAGATAAACACATGCACATCTGATCAATTCCAG GAGTCTCTACCACCCGTCCAGTTTGACTGGAGTAGCAGTGGCCTTACTAACCCTTTAGATG GTGTGGATCCAGAGTTGTATGAACTAACAACTTCTAAGCTGGAAATGTCTACCCCAAGCCTCAAAGTGACCGATGCGTTTGCGAGACTCATGTCCACAGTAGAGAAGACAAGCACATCTACCAG GAAACCAAAAAGAGAAGAGCACTTGAGTGAAGAAGCTGTCCAGGTGATCGCCAGCCTTCCTGACTTGACATTCATGCACGCCAAGGTGTTGATGTTCCCAGCCACATTAATGCCTTCCACAGGTTCCCGAGAACAGGCTGACTGA